One genomic region from Neisseria weaveri encodes:
- the recO gene encoding DNA repair protein RecO: protein MSDRSRRINHEPVFLLTATPWRESSLRLEVFSREYGRVALLARSARKRQSELRGVLMPFVPVSASWYGSQELKTLHRAEWLGGWPQPKGRALFSGLYINELVYKMTAREDAHPQLYDALYTVMQAVCCEADHIAALRRFEWTLLSELGLAPDLKQDSDGLAIEAGQPYWLSPQHPVMPMRQVNAAVLSEGGIAVDGDVLAQLDAGVFASGTALQQALQITRMFLDFYLPAGIKSRQVLQQMQLFQTA, encoded by the coding sequence ATGTCCGACCGCAGCCGCCGCATCAATCACGAACCCGTTTTTTTGCTGACCGCCACACCGTGGCGCGAGAGCAGCTTGCGCTTGGAAGTTTTCAGCCGCGAATACGGCAGAGTGGCCTTGTTGGCGCGCAGTGCGCGTAAAAGGCAGAGCGAGCTGCGCGGCGTGTTGATGCCGTTTGTGCCGGTGAGTGCGTCGTGGTACGGCAGTCAGGAACTGAAAACCCTGCACCGTGCCGAATGGTTGGGCGGTTGGCCGCAGCCGAAAGGCCGGGCTTTGTTCAGCGGACTGTATATCAACGAGCTGGTGTATAAAATGACCGCGCGCGAAGATGCCCATCCCCAGCTGTATGACGCGCTTTATACTGTGATGCAGGCCGTATGTTGCGAAGCCGACCATATTGCCGCGTTACGCCGTTTCGAATGGACGCTTTTGTCGGAATTGGGTTTGGCACCTGATTTGAAACAAGATTCAGACGGCCTTGCCATCGAAGCCGGACAGCCTTATTGGCTGAGTCCGCAACACCCTGTGATGCCTATGCGGCAGGTCAATGCCGCCGTTTTGAGCGAGGGCGGTATCGCGGTGGACGGCGACGTGTTGGCGCAGCTGGACGCAGGCGTGTTTGCAAGCGGCACGGCTTTGCAGCAGGCCTTGCAGATTACGCGGATGTTTCTCGATTTTTATCTGCCTGCCGGGATTAAGTCGCGGCAGGTTTTGCAGCAGATGCAGCTTTTTCAGACGGCCTGA
- the pdxJ gene encoding pyridoxine 5'-phosphate synthase codes for MLLGVNIDHVATLRNARGTSYPSPLEAALIAETHGADLITLHLREDRRHIKDDDVFAIKNAIRTRMNLEMALTEEMLENALNVMPQDVCIVPEKRQEVTTEGGLDVLAQQQKIAGFTKQLTDAGIRVSLFIDADADQIQAAKDVGAPVIELHTGAYAEARNPQQRQRLLAGIEENAHFANDLGLVVNAGHGLTIHNVAPVARILAIEELNIGHSLISQAVFLGLPEAIRQMKEAMFKARMQPY; via the coding sequence ATGCTTTTAGGTGTCAATATCGATCACGTCGCCACGTTGCGCAACGCACGCGGCACCAGCTATCCGAGTCCGCTCGAAGCCGCCTTGATTGCGGAAACGCACGGTGCGGATCTGATTACGCTGCATCTGCGCGAAGACCGCCGCCATATCAAAGACGACGATGTATTCGCCATTAAAAACGCCATCCGCACGCGTATGAATCTGGAAATGGCATTGACCGAAGAAATGTTGGAAAACGCTTTGAACGTGATGCCGCAAGATGTGTGCATCGTGCCGGAGAAGCGTCAGGAGGTAACCACCGAAGGCGGTTTGGACGTGCTGGCACAGCAGCAGAAAATTGCCGGGTTTACCAAGCAGCTTACCGATGCCGGTATCCGCGTTTCCCTGTTTATCGATGCCGATGCCGACCAGATTCAGGCGGCCAAAGATGTCGGCGCACCCGTAATCGAACTGCACACCGGTGCGTATGCCGAAGCCCGGAATCCGCAGCAGCGTCAGCGTTTGCTGGCCGGTATCGAAGAAAACGCGCATTTTGCCAACGATTTGGGCTTGGTGGTCAATGCAGGACACGGTTTGACCATCCACAATGTGGCGCCGGTGGCGCGTATTTTGGCCATTGAAGAATTGAATATCGGCCATTCGCTGATTTCGCAAGCCGTGTTTCTCGGTTTGCCCGAAGCCATCCGGCAAATGAAGGAAGCGATGTTTAAGGCGCGTATGCAGCCTTATTGA
- the acpS gene encoding holo-ACP synthase, which produces MIYGIGTDIVALDRIDKLYKKYGRAFAERILSRYELLEFEQAGRQVNFLAKRFAAKEAFAKAVGTGIRGAVSFRNISVGHTDLGKPDFIYEPALQLWLHERNIRYVHLSMSDEDDSVVAFAVAEK; this is translated from the coding sequence GTGATTTACGGAATCGGAACCGATATTGTTGCTTTGGACCGTATCGACAAACTATATAAAAAATACGGCCGGGCATTTGCCGAGCGTATATTGAGCCGTTACGAGCTGCTGGAGTTTGAGCAGGCCGGCCGGCAGGTGAATTTTCTGGCCAAGCGTTTTGCCGCCAAAGAGGCATTTGCCAAAGCAGTGGGAACCGGCATCCGCGGTGCGGTGTCGTTCCGCAATATCAGCGTCGGCCATACGGATTTGGGCAAGCCCGATTTTATTTACGAGCCTGCGCTGCAATTGTGGCTGCACGAGCGCAATATCCGCTATGTGCATTTGAGTATGAGCGATGAGGACGATTCGGTTGTCGCTTTCGCGGTAGCGGAAAAATAA
- a CDS encoding LTA synthase family protein: MKFSLFRKLCVEWLVFWALSVGVLMSSRLYLLFRYTEAQMRSDYAADVSALLLKGLLFDIKISSILTAVAVLPALLALLHRRVLAWVAGITPYLLALLLVSVAALSVVNVFYYSVYDRQFDVFVFGLVEEDTVAVLKTIWQDYPVVWGLLGLAVLVWALKALFSKLHGRLDRAKFSDGLVISNVLLVVGLVAGLTLGIRGSLGKFPLRQSSAQISTQAVLNKLVPNGLTSLSWAVSEYRNSQIFEVVDDESGRKLFGTMLGREAASADFNELKVLTPENAAAAAGRPNVVLAVMESMSGHMLQLDSPQRDLLGSLRSHFQNDWVFHRFVSEGDGTSDSLHRLFIRSPYNNLSQSAAKSKFFPTNMFTPYLEAGYKVVYLTAGNGGWRDFDRFTKHLGVHEFVDENRLRELYPDAETFAWGVPDEYMFRYAADRLQKAEQDREPVFIMMMSITHHPPYKLPATGARSQYVFSDEERRRFSQMENMNEVFNTYRYANNALGDFIDSAKKVGNTIVAATGDHNIRGIGYPDISEAALGHAVPFYLYVPQQYRGQAVYRAERVGSHKDIMPTLYEFSLSGQPYYRTGCNMLSDDAGFSGNPWCGYGYNAEVALFPKGMYDLRTQQYYVMEQGLQVAARPSEIPEDVRLSVEKSKHYGAFLSWLTNRMATAPGK; this comes from the coding sequence ATGAAGTTTTCGTTGTTTCGCAAGTTGTGCGTGGAATGGCTGGTGTTTTGGGCGTTGTCGGTCGGCGTATTGATGTCGTCGCGCCTGTATCTGCTGTTTCGGTATACCGAAGCGCAAATGCGTTCCGATTATGCGGCGGATGTGTCGGCTTTGTTGCTGAAAGGTTTGTTGTTCGACATCAAAATCAGCTCGATTCTGACCGCCGTTGCCGTGCTGCCTGCGTTGTTGGCGTTGCTGCACCGCCGGGTGTTGGCATGGGTGGCCGGGATTACGCCGTATCTGTTGGCTTTGCTGCTGGTTTCGGTGGCGGCATTGTCGGTGGTGAATGTGTTTTATTACTCGGTGTACGACCGCCAGTTTGATGTTTTTGTATTCGGTTTGGTTGAAGAAGACACGGTTGCGGTTTTGAAAACCATTTGGCAGGACTATCCCGTTGTGTGGGGCCTGCTTGGTTTGGCGGTTTTGGTCTGGGCGCTCAAAGCGTTGTTTTCCAAGCTGCACGGCAGGTTGGACAGGGCAAAATTTTCAGACGGCCTTGTTATCTCTAATGTCTTGTTGGTTGTGGGTTTGGTGGCCGGATTGACATTGGGGATACGCGGTTCTTTAGGTAAGTTTCCGTTGCGCCAATCGTCGGCACAGATTTCTACGCAGGCAGTGTTGAACAAGCTGGTTCCAAACGGGCTGACTTCGTTGTCTTGGGCTGTCAGCGAATACCGCAACAGTCAGATTTTTGAAGTTGTAGACGATGAAAGCGGCAGGAAGCTGTTCGGCACCATGTTGGGCAGGGAAGCTGCTTCGGCTGATTTCAATGAATTGAAGGTGCTTACGCCCGAAAATGCGGCGGCTGCGGCCGGTAGGCCGAATGTGGTATTGGCGGTGATGGAAAGTATGAGCGGCCATATGCTGCAACTGGACAGTCCGCAACGGGATTTGTTGGGCAGTTTGCGCAGTCATTTCCAAAATGATTGGGTGTTCCACCGTTTTGTTTCGGAAGGAGACGGCACATCCGACAGTCTGCACCGTCTTTTTATACGCAGCCCGTATAACAACCTGAGCCAAAGTGCGGCTAAAAGTAAATTTTTCCCGACCAATATGTTTACGCCTTATCTGGAAGCAGGCTACAAAGTGGTGTATCTAACCGCAGGTAACGGCGGTTGGCGTGATTTCGACCGCTTTACCAAGCATTTGGGCGTGCATGAATTTGTAGACGAAAACCGTTTGCGCGAACTGTATCCCGATGCGGAAACCTTTGCTTGGGGCGTGCCCGACGAATATATGTTCCGCTATGCCGCAGACCGCTTGCAGAAAGCGGAGCAGGATCGTGAGCCGGTATTCATTATGATGATGTCGATTACGCATCATCCGCCGTATAAGTTGCCGGCCACCGGCGCACGCAGCCAATATGTTTTCAGCGATGAAGAACGCCGCCGCTTTTCGCAGATGGAAAACATGAACGAAGTGTTCAACACTTACCGCTATGCCAACAATGCTTTGGGCGATTTTATTGATTCGGCGAAAAAAGTCGGCAATACGATTGTGGCAGCAACGGGCGACCACAATATCCGCGGTATCGGTTATCCCGATATTTCGGAAGCCGCTTTGGGGCATGCCGTTCCGTTTTATCTGTATGTGCCGCAACAGTATCGCGGACAGGCGGTGTACCGTGCCGAACGTGTCGGTTCGCACAAAGACATTATGCCGACGCTGTATGAATTCAGCCTGTCGGGTCAGCCTTATTACCGTACCGGCTGCAATATGCTGTCTGACGATGCCGGTTTCTCAGGCAATCCGTGGTGCGGCTACGGCTACAATGCCGAAGTGGCACTGTTTCCCAAAGGTATGTACGACTTGCGAACCCAGCAGTATTACGTTATGGAACAGGGTTTGCAGGTGGCGGCAAGGCCGTCTGAAATTCCCGAAGATGTGCGCTTGAGCGTGGAAAAAAGTAAACATTACGGCGCATTTTTATCGTGGCTGACTAACCGTATGGCCACAGCGCCCGGCAAATGA
- a CDS encoding NUDIX domain-containing protein, which yields MVEDKRPLVRVVAGVVLNREGEYLLSSRPEGKPYAGYWEFAGGKIEPGESELDALKREFEEELGIEIHRARPWLTKIHAYEHALVHLRFLRVEADGWSGELQAKERQKWSWQKAGDFTVSPMLPANGPLLKALSVPDKLRGRLKKGLVGENAMGAYRVVPLADAGEDDGNILFTAREWSVRTENGRPGSVWVVIKHRQQWQEVRDADVAVWQVGNEQAAEEITQVLAEGVPIPLVVYAPADLLRRYGEIWLQAGAHTLVEGVETEQV from the coding sequence ATGGTTGAAGACAAACGTCCTTTGGTGCGCGTTGTTGCCGGGGTGGTATTAAACCGTGAGGGCGAATATTTGCTGTCTTCGCGGCCCGAAGGCAAACCTTATGCCGGATATTGGGAGTTTGCCGGCGGTAAAATCGAGCCGGGCGAAAGCGAGCTGGATGCGTTAAAGCGCGAATTCGAAGAAGAACTCGGTATAGAAATCCATCGGGCGCGTCCGTGGCTGACCAAAATCCATGCTTACGAGCACGCTTTGGTGCATTTGCGTTTTTTGCGTGTGGAAGCAGACGGCTGGTCGGGCGAGCTTCAGGCCAAAGAGAGACAAAAGTGGTCTTGGCAAAAAGCGGGCGATTTTACCGTATCGCCGATGTTGCCTGCGAACGGCCCTTTATTGAAAGCATTGTCCGTGCCGGACAAACTCAGAGGCCGTCTGAAAAAAGGATTGGTTGGCGAAAACGCGATGGGTGCATACCGTGTTGTGCCGCTTGCTGATGCAGGAGAAGATGACGGCAATATTCTGTTTACCGCTCGGGAATGGTCGGTGCGGACGGAAAACGGCAGACCCGGCAGCGTTTGGGTTGTCATTAAACACAGGCAGCAGTGGCAGGAAGTACGGGATGCCGACGTTGCCGTTTGGCAGGTCGGCAACGAACAGGCTGCGGAGGAAATAACGCAGGTATTGGCTGAAGGCGTGCCCATTCCGCTGGTGGTGTATGCACCGGCAGACTTACTGCGGCGGTACGGCGAAATCTGGCTGCAGGCCGGAGCGCATACGCTGGTGGAAGGCGTGGAAACGGAACAGGTGTGA
- a CDS encoding accessory factor UbiK family protein has translation MIGKKLFEEVSAKLGETIANSPAKDMEKNVKAMLGSAFNRMDLITREEFDIQQQVLIKTRTKLAELEARLAELEARLAELEARLAKLEAAAGTQANETVEAAAEAVAEPSEKTE, from the coding sequence ATGATCGGTAAAAAATTATTCGAAGAAGTATCGGCCAAATTAGGCGAAACCATTGCCAACAGCCCGGCCAAAGATATGGAAAAAAACGTGAAAGCCATGTTGGGCAGTGCGTTCAACCGCATGGATCTGATTACGCGCGAAGAGTTTGATATCCAACAACAGGTTTTGATCAAAACCCGTACCAAACTGGCGGAACTGGAAGCCAGACTGGCGGAACTGGAAGCCAGACTGGCGGAACTGGAAGCCAGACTGGCGAAGCTGGAGGCAGCCGCCGGTACCCAAGCAAACGAAACCGTAGAAGCGGCTGCCGAAGCCGTTGCAGAGCCGTCTGAAAAAACAGAATAA
- a CDS encoding YifB family Mg chelatase-like AAA ATPase, translating into MSLAVVYSRALSGMNAPLVEVEAHLANGLPAFNIVGLPDTEVKESRDRVRAAIIQSGFDFPAKKITVNLAPADLPKESGRFDLPIAIGILAASGQISGEQLAHYEFAGELALSGLLRPVRGALAMVLQGMQAGRAFVLPEGNAAQAALMEGAEIYGAESLGQVAAHLNAVEPLAKIQTAFPLHMEAERPLPDLCDVKGQHTARLALEIAAAGGHSLLMIGPPGTGKSMLSQRLPGILPPLNGQELMEVWSLRSLLPEHMQTRDTRRPFRSPHHSASPAAMVGGGSDPRPGEISLAHRGILFLDELPEFDRKVLEVLREPLENGEIHISRAAKQVVYPAKFQLVAAMNPCPCGYLGHAVKPCRCTPESIARYRNKISGPLLDRIDLIVEVPSLSASELVQQQPGEGSAAVLKRVAEARERQYQRQAKTNADLSVTELDEQARITREAANALGELLEKLSLSARSFHRIMRVARTLADLNGDNDVLRQHVLRAVSFRRAL; encoded by the coding sequence ATGTCTTTAGCCGTTGTTTACAGCCGTGCCTTAAGCGGTATGAATGCGCCGTTGGTCGAGGTGGAAGCCCATCTGGCCAACGGCCTTCCTGCTTTCAATATCGTCGGCCTTCCCGATACCGAAGTGAAAGAAAGCCGCGACCGCGTGCGTGCGGCAATTATTCAAAGCGGATTTGATTTTCCGGCCAAAAAAATTACCGTCAACCTTGCTCCGGCCGACTTGCCTAAAGAATCCGGCCGGTTTGACCTGCCGATTGCCATCGGTATTTTGGCTGCTTCGGGTCAAATTTCCGGCGAGCAGCTTGCCCATTACGAATTTGCCGGCGAGTTGGCTTTATCGGGATTGCTCCGGCCGGTCAGGGGCGCGTTAGCGATGGTTCTGCAAGGCATGCAGGCCGGTAGGGCGTTTGTTTTGCCCGAAGGTAACGCCGCTCAAGCCGCCTTGATGGAAGGTGCGGAAATTTACGGTGCAGAGAGCTTGGGGCAGGTTGCCGCCCATCTGAATGCCGTCGAACCGTTGGCAAAAATTCAGACGGCCTTTCCGCTGCATATGGAAGCGGAACGGCCATTGCCTGATTTATGCGATGTCAAAGGACAGCATACCGCGCGTCTGGCTTTGGAAATTGCCGCAGCAGGCGGACACAGTCTGCTGATGATAGGGCCGCCCGGAACCGGCAAATCTATGCTGTCGCAAAGATTGCCGGGTATTTTGCCGCCTTTGAACGGTCAGGAGCTGATGGAAGTCTGGTCGCTGCGTTCGCTGCTGCCGGAGCATATGCAGACACGCGATACGCGCAGACCTTTCCGCTCACCGCATCATAGCGCCAGTCCGGCGGCAATGGTCGGCGGCGGTTCGGATCCCAGACCCGGAGAGATTTCGTTGGCGCACCGCGGCATATTGTTTTTGGACGAGTTGCCCGAATTCGACCGCAAAGTATTGGAAGTGTTGCGGGAACCTTTGGAAAATGGAGAAATCCATATTTCCCGTGCCGCCAAACAAGTGGTGTATCCGGCTAAATTTCAATTGGTAGCTGCGATGAACCCTTGCCCTTGCGGTTATTTGGGGCATGCAGTCAAACCGTGCCGGTGTACGCCCGAGAGCATTGCCCGTTACCGCAACAAAATTTCCGGCCCTTTGCTCGACAGAATCGATTTGATTGTCGAAGTACCGAGTTTGTCGGCTTCAGAACTGGTTCAGCAGCAACCGGGCGAGGGCAGCGCAGCAGTTTTGAAGCGGGTAGCCGAGGCCAGGGAAAGACAGTATCAACGGCAGGCAAAAACCAATGCCGATTTAAGCGTGACGGAGTTGGACGAACAGGCGCGGATTACACGCGAAGCGGCCAATGCTTTGGGCGAACTGCTGGAGAAGCTGTCGTTGTCGGCCAGAAGCTTCCACCGCATTATGCGCGTTGCCAGAACATTGGCCGATTTAAACGGGGACAATGATGTATTGCGTCAGCATGTGTTACGGGCGGTAAGTTTTCGTCGGGCTTTGTAA
- a CDS encoding SPOR domain-containing protein, which yields MNAKKQFGKGLTGFMLGLFIATVVIAGILFFLNQSNKKAFKNDIPPAKELPAPEILTPKTVEPQAFDPLPDDELLPSEEGLDIVGGEAQTSEKSEDLVPPAVVQTDKPAEQAKQEVKPQPKKPAVKQEEKKADKPVKQPEKQVKPTPEQILESGSIEKAREQAAAEAKKAEAAKKSAQSASSGGKVVVQMGSFAARSAAEERRAELALLGVAARVSEAQVNGKTTYRVQSGQLDGDAAKKVQQTLKQNGIESFSRSVK from the coding sequence ATGAATGCAAAAAAACAGTTCGGTAAGGGCCTGACGGGATTTATGTTGGGCTTGTTTATCGCCACGGTTGTGATTGCCGGTATTTTATTTTTCTTAAATCAGAGCAATAAAAAAGCGTTTAAAAACGATATTCCACCGGCAAAAGAATTGCCTGCTCCGGAAATTCTGACGCCGAAAACAGTAGAACCGCAAGCATTTGATCCTTTACCGGATGACGAGTTGCTGCCGAGCGAAGAAGGCTTGGATATTGTAGGCGGAGAGGCGCAAACATCGGAAAAATCTGAAGATTTGGTTCCTCCCGCAGTAGTTCAAACCGATAAGCCTGCGGAACAGGCCAAGCAGGAAGTGAAGCCGCAACCGAAAAAACCTGCCGTAAAGCAGGAAGAGAAGAAAGCGGATAAACCGGTTAAACAGCCTGAAAAACAAGTGAAGCCGACACCGGAACAGATTTTGGAAAGCGGCAGCATCGAAAAAGCCAGAGAACAAGCGGCTGCGGAAGCCAAGAAAGCGGAAGCGGCTAAAAAATCAGCGCAATCGGCATCTTCAGGCGGAAAAGTCGTGGTACAGATGGGGTCGTTTGCCGCACGTTCTGCTGCGGAAGAGCGCCGTGCCGAATTGGCTTTGCTCGGAGTGGCAGCCAGAGTGTCGGAAGCACAAGTGAACGGCAAAACCACTTACCGCGTACAAAGCGGCCAACTTGACGGCGATGCCGCCAAAAAAGTACAGCAAACTTTGAAGCAGAACGGCATAGAAAGCTTTTCCCGTTCGGTAAAATAA
- a CDS encoding thiol:disulfide interchange protein DsbA/DsbL has translation MKLKTLLLGTLAALTVTAQAHAAVVEGKDYTVLDKPVPQLQSDKVEVLEFFGYFCVHCYHLDPILLKHAQSFADDTYLRTEHVVWEPAMLGFARVAAAVNSSGLKYQANPEVFKAVYDQKINLADTATFKEWAEKQSSFDGKKLVAAYDSFGNMAQAKKMEELTNAYQISGTPTVIVGGKYQVKFSGDWQSGMKTIDELVAKVREEKGLKSAAAKPAAVLKSKGAWLAKSANK, from the coding sequence ATGAAATTAAAAACATTATTATTGGGCACTTTGGCGGCATTGACCGTAACGGCTCAGGCGCATGCGGCGGTCGTGGAAGGCAAAGACTATACCGTGCTGGACAAACCGGTTCCTCAGTTGCAGTCGGATAAGGTAGAAGTATTGGAGTTTTTCGGTTATTTCTGTGTACATTGCTACCATCTTGATCCGATTCTGCTGAAGCATGCCCAATCTTTTGCCGATGACACTTATCTTCGTACCGAACATGTGGTTTGGGAGCCGGCCATGTTGGGTTTTGCCCGTGTTGCTGCGGCGGTAAACAGTTCGGGCTTGAAATATCAGGCTAATCCCGAAGTATTTAAGGCTGTATACGATCAAAAAATCAACTTGGCCGATACGGCAACTTTTAAAGAATGGGCGGAAAAGCAAAGTAGTTTTGACGGTAAAAAACTGGTTGCCGCTTATGACTCTTTCGGTAATATGGCGCAAGCAAAAAAAATGGAAGAGTTGACCAATGCCTACCAGATTTCCGGCACCCCTACCGTTATTGTCGGTGGTAAATATCAGGTGAAATTTTCGGGCGATTGGCAATCGGGCATGAAAACCATTGATGAACTGGTTGCCAAAGTTCGCGAAGAAAAAGGTTTGAAAAGTGCCGCGGCCAAGCCTGCTGCCGTACTGAAAAGCAAAGGTGCATGGCTGGCCAAGTCCGCCAACAAGTAA
- a CDS encoding undecaprenyl-diphosphate phosphatase, with protein MDIVLLFKALILGIVEGLTEFLPISSTGHLIVIGDLLNFHSNGKVFEIAIQLGAVLAVIFEYRKRFTHVVSHIGRDQKVNRFVLNLAVAFIPAAVVGLLFSKQIKTFLFNPITVAAALILGGFFILWVERRQTTRKPKVTNVDDMRIRDALVVGCAQIFALVPGTSRSGSTIMGGMLWGLERKVATEFSFFLAVPVMIAATTYDVLKHYKLFSAQDIGLIVVGFVAAFVAGLLAVKALLKFVSAKNYVPFAYYRIVFGGLILLTWAMGWVEWNS; from the coding sequence ATGGATATTGTTTTATTGTTTAAGGCGCTGATTTTAGGCATTGTTGAAGGTTTGACCGAGTTTTTGCCTATTTCCAGTACAGGACATTTGATTGTGATTGGGGATTTGTTGAATTTCCACAGCAATGGCAAAGTTTTTGAAATCGCCATTCAGCTCGGTGCGGTGTTGGCGGTTATTTTTGAATACCGTAAGCGGTTTACTCATGTAGTCAGCCATATCGGGCGCGATCAAAAGGTGAACCGCTTTGTGTTGAATTTGGCTGTTGCCTTTATTCCTGCTGCCGTTGTCGGCTTGTTATTCAGCAAGCAGATTAAAACTTTTTTGTTTAATCCGATTACGGTGGCCGCCGCTTTGATTTTGGGCGGATTCTTTATTTTATGGGTCGAGCGTCGTCAAACCACCCGCAAACCGAAGGTAACCAATGTCGATGATATGCGTATCCGTGATGCTTTGGTGGTGGGGTGCGCTCAGATTTTCGCACTGGTTCCCGGTACTTCGCGTTCAGGCAGCACCATTATGGGCGGCATGTTGTGGGGTTTGGAGAGAAAGGTAGCAACGGAATTTTCCTTTTTCTTGGCGGTTCCGGTTATGATTGCGGCGACGACTTATGATGTGTTGAAGCATTACAAATTATTCAGCGCCCAAGATATCGGCTTGATTGTCGTTGGTTTTGTTGCTGCCTTTGTGGCAGGCTTGCTGGCGGTAAAAGCGTTGTTGAAATTTGTTTCTGCTAAGAATTATGTTCCGTTTGCTTATTACCGTATTGTTTTCGGCGGTTTGATTTTACTGACTTGGGCAATGGGTTGGGTTGAGTGGAACAGTTGA
- a CDS encoding recombination-associated protein RdgC, with the protein MWFKQVSFYPIAADKLPDFEKMAELLAQSEFTPCEGLDWFSEGFAAPFGFSPELVFPADFTLRISLKKEEKVLPAGVIRDLVEERVAEIQNAEARNVGRKEKQELKEQITDDLLPRAFTRSSRCQAVLDSKHGYLFINHAAATKAENMLTKLREALGGLEARLPDTQQSPSSLMTEWLLRGAAEGGFELDSDCELKGVGDMAPVIKISKQDLTADEVVQHVKSGKTVTQLGLVWREQISFVLSQDFTLKRIRYLDVLQEEAEGYADDAAGLAFASQVLMAETLSVMLDELAGYLGGWKI; encoded by the coding sequence ATGTGGTTTAAACAAGTCAGTTTTTATCCGATTGCTGCCGATAAACTGCCGGATTTTGAAAAGATGGCGGAATTGTTGGCTCAATCTGAATTTACGCCGTGCGAGGGGTTGGACTGGTTTAGCGAAGGTTTTGCGGCACCGTTCGGTTTTTCGCCGGAGCTGGTTTTCCCTGCTGATTTTACCCTCCGGATATCATTGAAAAAAGAAGAGAAGGTATTGCCTGCCGGTGTGATTCGCGATTTGGTCGAAGAACGTGTGGCCGAGATTCAAAATGCTGAAGCGCGAAATGTCGGCCGCAAAGAAAAGCAGGAATTGAAAGAACAGATTACCGATGATCTTCTGCCACGTGCGTTTACGCGGAGCAGCCGTTGCCAAGCGGTGTTGGATTCAAAGCACGGTTATCTGTTTATCAATCATGCTGCGGCGACTAAAGCGGAAAATATGCTGACAAAATTGCGTGAAGCTTTGGGTGGTTTGGAGGCGCGTTTACCGGATACTCAGCAGTCGCCGTCTTCTTTGATGACGGAATGGTTGTTGCGCGGCGCGGCCGAAGGCGGCTTTGAGTTGGATAGCGATTGCGAGCTGAAAGGCGTGGGTGATATGGCACCGGTGATTAAGATATCCAAACAGGATTTGACTGCAGACGAAGTGGTGCAGCACGTGAAAAGCGGTAAAACGGTAACGCAGTTGGGCTTGGTGTGGCGCGAGCAAATCAGTTTTGTGTTGAGTCAGGATTTTACTCTGAAGCGGATCCGTTATTTAGATGTGTTGCAGGAAGAGGCGGAAGGGTATGCTGACGATGCGGCAGGTTTGGCATTTGCATCGCAGGTCTTGATGGCGGAAACGTTATCGGTCATGCTGGATGAATTGGCCGGCTATTTGGGCGGCTGGAAAATTTAA
- the dcd gene encoding dCTP deaminase, whose protein sequence is MSIKSDKWIRRMSEEHGMIEPFEPNQIKEVNGQKIISYGTSSYGYDIRCANEFKIFTNINSTIVDPKNFDTRNFVTVEDDYCIIPPNSFALARTVEYFRIPRNVLTVCLGKSTYARCGIIVNVTPFEPEWEGYVTLEFSNTTPLPAKIYAGEGVAQVLFFESDEVCETSYKDRNGKYMGQTGVTLPKT, encoded by the coding sequence ATGAGTATTAAGTCTGACAAATGGATTCGGCGGATGAGTGAAGAACACGGCATGATCGAGCCGTTTGAGCCGAATCAGATTAAAGAAGTGAACGGGCAGAAAATCATTTCTTACGGTACATCCAGTTACGGTTACGATATCCGCTGTGCCAATGAATTTAAGATTTTTACCAATATCAACAGCACGATTGTCGATCCGAAAAACTTCGATACCCGTAACTTTGTAACGGTTGAAGACGATTACTGCATTATTCCGCCCAATTCGTTTGCTCTGGCCAGAACAGTGGAGTATTTCCGTATTCCGCGCAATGTATTAACGGTTTGTTTGGGTAAGTCGACTTATGCGCGTTGCGGAATTATTGTGAATGTTACGCCTTTCGAACCGGAATGGGAGGGCTATGTCACTTTGGAGTTTTCCAATACGACACCGCTGCCGGCCAAAATTTATGCCGGAGAAGGCGTGGCTCAAGTATTGTTTTTTGAAAGCGACGAAGTATGCGAAACGTCGTATAAAGACCGTAACGGCAAATATATGGGTCAAACCGGCGTAACTTTGCCGAAAACCTGA